The stretch of DNA GCCCATGAGGTGGAATTCCAAGTTGTCCAAAAGGTGATCCCACCAGGGGTATTGGAAAACCGAACTGTTGGCTGTTTCTTCCAGTAGGCCTACCCCTTCCGGCTCTCCCAATTCTATTTCCCCTAAAACCTTGTGAAGTACTTCTATTAAAAAAACCATTCTCTTGGTTAGCATGTGGAGGTACAGAATCAATGCTATAACCTTGGCCAACATCGCCACGATTGGACGAAACACTATTCTGACCGCCAAATTTATCTGACTGAAATTCAGTGTCATCACTCCATGAATTATGATCCTGCATTGCTAGGCAACCATCAATGATTTTATCTTTAGACTCTTCACCAGATTGTACAGATCTATGATCAATAACAGATGCTAGTTTTGCGTGAGATTGCTGAACAACCTCACGGTTTTGGGCAAAGGTTGAACTCGAATCATCTACTCCATGATCAAATGGTTTGGTACGGATTTCAATTACATCATAATTCTCATTTGATATTCCATACTTAGACGAGGTTTTCACGGCTTCAGTCCTGCTTCCATCTTTTCTACCACCAGAACGACCATATTCACCATCAGTCCACTCACAACCCCGCCTTGGCAATTCCCACTCTCTGCTGATACCATAGCTGGTTCCACTATCTCCAGTTTGCTTGTCTTGCCTTCTTTTTGAAGCATCTTTGAAATTCTGGCGGTTCCTGTTTTTGTCAACCCAACTATCCCATGACCCATTTTTTACCTGTTCCTTCCTCTTAAAAGCACCATTTCTTTCATAATCTGACTCAAAATTACCAGACTCAAACTGATGCCGCCCAATCTTCTCAGGAGTCTTGGACATATTGGAGCCCTCTATATCTCTCCTAGTGGTGTCTCTCATTACCATCTTAACATCTTCACCTTTATCTAAAGACCTTTCACTATCATAAACTCTATCTCCACCAGTGTGCTTTATTTGCAAATTATACTCCTCAAATCTCTCTTCACTTGATCTTTCTTTACTCCTTTCTAAACTAACTCTTCTCTCTTCTCCATCACGAGACTCGATAACTTCATCATTAATTGAATTCATATCTCTGATTTTCATATCAGTCGATTCAATTTCCAAATTATCACTTTCTCTTTCACCCATGCTTCCAAGTTTACAATCAGAAGACTTTCCCCTTCTGACATCGATTCTTTCTACAAGGTTATTGGCCTTAACAACAGCGTCAGATTCATCCCATCTACTCTGAGAACGCCTTCCACGTTCAACATACCCGTAACCCTTCTCTCTGTCACTATCCGTTCTCTGTGAATattttgaatctttatctgCCACCTCACCCAAATCAAATTCATGCTCAGAGTGCTGAGTAGTTGATTTTCCTCTCTCACTTTCTTCAGCTATTCTATATCCTTTGCTTCCAGACATGTCCCTGCCCTCAAGCTTATGTTCTACTTCTCCATCTTGATACCAAGTGCTCAATCTGTGCAATGTATTCTCTTCTGGTATTTTCTTCGTCTGCTTTGAGTGTGACTGTTTCCTGTCACATTCATCCTGATCACTATCAACTCTGACTGAGCCACCCATTCTCTTTCGACTTTCATGTCTGTCAGATGTACTTGTTCTTATTCCACTACTATCAAAGCCATCAACTCCTTCAACACTCCCTATTTTCCTCGACTTGCCTGTCCTGTGCTTTCTCATATCTTCACCATTCCAGTCATCAGCATCCCTCGCCTTATCAATATCCATCTCCATAACAAAGAAGATCCTAAAAAATTGATCTCTTCACTTCATTAAAAAATGCACTTAACTAATGCAAAAGCTGCGTCCTCggaattttcaaaagataaaatcaaGGAAAAGTAATTTGTGAACATACATGATAACCAATAAGCtgaagcatataacaaatagaATTTCACAGTAAGGATGTTTTATATTCACAAAAGAAAcgatatgaaaaaaaaaacttcaaacAACTCAGGAAAACACCCATGGACAATTGAATTCAGATGTCTGTAGCAAGTAGGGGTGGGCAGAGAGGCCCGAATGCAGGAGAACCAACCAACTccaaaaaatgaataaaattatatgtatatttttcggaaaataaaaaattagccTCAAGAAACATTAAAGCCGACCCTGATACAAATGACAAGGTCCTTGAAGCAAAACATATCATCTTATATTAGCAAAAAAAAGCATGCATACTCTCCAAATTGGATTATTTGAAGCAAAGAGAACAAAATCACTACCAACAACTTCAACGCCCAACAGCAACCTGGACATTCCCAATTAGATtcaagtttaaattaaaatcctagACAGTTTAAGCCAGTAAGAAATACAATAGTTTAACACGTGGAAGAAACCTTTAATCCTTTACAGATATGCCCCAAATCCATTAGTGATTAAGTGGAACTAGGTTTCACATATTGACACTAAAacattgatttttttaattaaaaaatgcgAACTTCACGTTAGTAACTGATTAAGGAACAAAGTTCAAACCCAATTTAACCGCAAATTCAATCAAAACACAAAAACAAAAgcgttaaaaaaaatttctttgacGCCAGAATTCTCATTTTACTGACCTCGAAGAAAAGGCGAAGTTGCAGCCGCACGCGGTGATGTGGCCGCGGAGCTCGTAGGCTGTGTGTGATGGATCCGAACCGGAGATGTTTTGTGATCGGAACGGGGAAATTCATTCAACGATTACAGAACTTTCAAAGATAAATATAATACCAGTGGCCTTGCGGCTGTTTATATAGTTGAAAAATAcgatgattttattattttgaaattaagaataaatatatatataatattaaattttaaaagattatttaagaaagaaaaaaaaattataaataaagttaaacaataaaaatataattataattttaaataatattttatcaaatcaattaaaaattagttaatattaaaattttcaacgTTAATTAATAGTTATATGGATGATCACTTGATTTTCTCTAATTTGCGGGAAATTTTATTAAAGTGAGACAAAGTGTACTActcatatattaaaaaaataccaTATTAAAATTCCAATAGTTTATTCCTCCGGttgaacaaatattttaaaaatatttttaatattttataaacgGAAAACAAATTAAGTATATGTTTGgataatatttttgtaaaactcttttggaaaaatattagaaaaaatatttattctaattatagtttttaaagaaaaattgaaatatttttttaatatattagaaGTGAAAATAATATGTTCaaaaaaagaaatgaaaataaaaaatcttaTTTTTCAACTGTAAAAacgtttttataaaataattatttaaacacatatttgttcttaaaaaacttttaaaacattttataaaaaatattttataaaaaagttTATAAATACTTGTTCGAgtagatttttttataaataaaaatataatgcaTTTTCGACTTTCCCTTTGGTTaagtgatatttttaaatatttatactcaaatatcatataataatatcatatttttaatattctatatatatatatatatagttattGTCATTTATAGTAGGTTTCTGTCAAAAACTTCatgctaaaaaaataaatacgaATTAGtgatatatttaataatattcaaatatccagtatcattaattattttataattataaaatgatAATCTTCATTATGCATCATATATCTATTTAAATatgttgattttgaaatattattaaatatatatatatatatatttatatatttatatataattaaaataataatttacataaaaaataacagtacaaatatttattattttactaaAAACAAATTATTCGAAAACTTAAATATGCATgtacaataattaaaaatatataagtatttatatatatatatatatatatatatattttgtaattcattaaattaaataaataaatagtataaataaaaataattatttgaaaataaacaaACTATCTTAAAATTcgttaaaatatatttttaaagaaaaacaaatactaaaattatttttcatttcataATAATATGCTACGAtacctaaaaaaaatattggaaaTCAGTAGtctaattaaaatgtttatcaaaatatttaagaaaaattactcaaggtaagaaatttttttttacctatACTAGTCTGAGTAAGTATCtcgtgaaacggtctcacaaatctatATCCACATGATGAGTTGACTCGACCCATATAttgagtgaaaaataataattttgatataaaacaaaaaaattcatgATTCGGTAAGGGTAGAAAATTAGTGCCACAAATCGAGTCATTAGACGGTCCCATTAGAATTTTTTTGaattagttttaatattttattatatttaataaataaaaaatataaaaaaaacattgtaTGTATATATCAAGATTTTTAAAAGTCATTTGAGAACATATTAGATATTTTAGAAGTAAATAAAGATctctcgtgagacggtctcacgaatttttatctgtgagacgggtcaatcctaccgatattcataataaaaaataatattcttaacataaaaagtaatattttttcatcgaAGATCCGAATAAGAgatttatctcacaaaatataacATTTGAGGCCGTCTCATACAAATTTTATCTAAAAAAATGTGGATACCATCCACTTTGGTAAGTCACCACATAAACTGAAAATCAATTGGAACGATTAAACAATCTCATATTTACAAAATTGCCTTCCAACTTACCATTATTTtccttaataaaaaaaatcattatctATCTAAAAATagcttaaaaatcaaataaatgacAAGAATAAGATAAAACAATGAGAATGAGAATGCACGATTGAATCTATACTACACCATGAATGTTTCTCTATATTACAATATCATTGGATCATGTACGTCTCACACATTTTTATGAAAGTTGACGTATATATTGGCGATAAAAAAGTTAATATTTGATCATATTATAGGATAATAAACACTTTAGATGTAACATAAAATAACTCAGAACATATAATTCGTCACAATACTGGGAGCTGATTAATGCATTTTTTATTtcgtttttttaataaaaaattttacttttgagtttttgaaatttaaaaacataGATTAAAAACAAGGGTTCAATTAGTTGTGGATTTAATAAATTCGAttgtaaatatataataattttaaaatttttatagtaAATCCGTTTTTCATTTTGGCTTACTTGAcagttttaatttgattaataaaaAACACTAAAACTCATTTGAGATCGTGTCGCATATCAATTTTATGATACAGATCTTCAACTCGGCCAATCCAtaaatttatttactttttatgtttgatatttttataagAATATTCGcgcttcaaaatattttcaatgaaagctttttcagttatttatttttattatttaaaaaatctaaacttacatatattatatatatttctataTTTCTATAATATATCATACTAtcgataatatattattaaatttaaaacaattatagtAATTATTTTTTGTGATATGATCtgttttttataaattaaaaataccattttttttgaaatcataaaacattttattttacaatacaaatgtcattaaaataaaaaaaatcatttaatacaaattgattttaatatatatgCATTGTTTTGCGCACGTGAAATGACATTAATTCGACATGAATAAATAGATTAAAACAAGATAAGGGTAAACTCGTAATTTTCACGAATCGTGGACTTCCATTCAATAATAACTGTTGTCATCATTATAATCATAAATACTTACATTCATAATCCAATCTGTTCAAACGGAAACAGAAGAGAACAAGCAAACACGAACaaacaagaaattttttttaccatacatatattagcAGCGCCTGAAATCCAGAAAATATACGACTTTCTTTGTTTGATTCTCTGGTTCCCTTCGGAGGAATCAGAGGATCGTCCACTGGTCTCTTCCCACCTTCCCAAAATCCTGTCAATGTTCTTAGGCTTgcatatatatacattttttcGTGTATATATATGCGCAAATATATCGTATAACACGTCCTTCGAACATTATTCAAATGGGTTTTTGGACAAAAGGGAATCGTCTAAAAAAGGTGggattttttgtttgtttgtaaTATTTTTGAGAGTCTCGGGAAAATGGGGATGGCAGAAAGAGAAGGTATGATGCGGGGGTGGCTTTATTTGATTCGTTTCAACCGTTTTGGGCTGCAATATTCCCGTAAAAGATACTTCATTCTTCAAGATAACTGCCTCAAGAGCTTcaaatctattccttcttcagCTACAGAGGTGCATTTCTGTTTTTAAtcgtttttttccttttctattTCATGATTTCATTGGAAACATGCAAATATTATAACTaagatgtgtgtgtgtgtttgtgtgttttAAAAATGATGCAAGCATATATGATAGGTGGACCAAGAATTTAGCATGAATTCCATTTATTTTGAGCGAAACTTATAATGTCAATAAATTACATgcgaaatttgatttttttcccCAGGCTGCTCTATGTATATGTAAGGATTATGCATCCCTTATGTGTTGATTCCTATAAAATGATTTGGCTTTTCTTGATCGTATCTCTTTGTGTTTTCTGTATCGACGTGTTGTGATAGCATAATATAGTTGTGTCTGATTTGtccttattttattttttcatctaatgattgaaataaaatagtcCAAGCGACTTTCACTTTGTTGgagttaaattttttaaaatataattttctatttatttgtgttacaaaatatcTCAAGTTCTTTGTTTTGACAATTGGTTTGGTGTTACAAGGATAAGTACAATGGTTGCTGGATTACTCTTCCTATCTTTGACCAGCAAATAAGTACAAAGGAATCAATTAGATAATATTCTCAATGTATTTATCAGAAAGTTGGATATTCACAATGGACCACTTATTTGATATTAATTTCAACTGAAAGCATATCCGAACAGAGTTGATATCGATTATCTCGTGTTGTCTCTCGATTTATATTTGGGagaacaaataaaatttgttatcTGCCAGCATTTCTATAAGATTTTCTTTTGGACTATGTTTGATTATTATATAAAGATCAAGGTTTGTCAAATGTAGACAGCAAATTCGACTGAGGGTAGTTAAATAAAGGAGTTTTCATATGAGGTCGAGAATTATATATTCATATCTTCCACTTGCTATAGAGGGAAATAACGATGATTTTTATTTAGGTGAGTGAGTATCATTTCAATGTAAAGTAATTGAGAGTAAAACAAAACTGGAGGGCAAAATTTACCCTTAAAAAATTGAACATGCTAATCACTAATTTTTCCAACGTGCTTCTCTTGTTTGACTGGGGAAAGATATCGCTCTCCTGGCCACTTAGTCAACCATGCATCCTCTCGTAGTTCATTTTCTGTCCTTCGTGAAATTTTGGTGCCATGCAACAAGTTTATAGAGAAAAAAATAGTGGATACTATTGCTAAGAGTGTATATCATCTTCTTTTGCTAATCCTGATCCTTTGCTTTGTATGAATTGACCATTCTTGTACCAGGAGCCAGTGAGAAGTGCAATAATAGACTCCTGCATACGTGCTACAGACAATGGAAGAGAGAGTCATCATATGAAAGTAAAATTAATTTTGGATGTGTAGGTAATCGTAAGCAAAGAGCAAAATTTGTATTACCTTTTACACTTATATGATCTATCTTGTAATGtacagattttttttattttcacccTTTACAATACTTCTAATCATAACGATCAGCTTAAGGTGAGCTCTCCATTTGGATTCTTTTAACTCTTAGAAGAAGACAAGACAATAGTAATGGCGAATGACCTTCACATTCTAAATTTTAATAGCTGGGGGCAACCAGTTCGGAAGAAGCTGCTATGTGGATTCGTTCTTTGCAGGACACTGCTCTTGACCCTGTGACTAACTCAGATTGTTCCAAAAGGAGATGGCAGCCTTTCAGGTGAAAATTCTCCAATTAAGTTACCTATAGCTTGAAAATCTTCAATTATGGAACTTTTGAGACTAGTTTTGCCTATGTATCTTGCCATTATCCTTGCACAATCTTGTTTTTTTACCTTTGGCTTAACAGCTTAAGCGTTTCAAAGAGAATCGCAAATAAAAGGTCTATCGACTGGACTTCAGCATCTTCTGAACATGTAAATGCCATGACTTCGGATGTAATTGGTCCTTCACCATGGAAAATATTTGGCTGTCATGATGGTAATTACTTGAATGTTTGGTTTTTTAAAGCAAAAGAAATTTTCTTATATTGCCTCTTTAGGATTGCGTCTCTTCAAGGAAGCAAAGGACAGAGATTCCAATGGAAAGGTGGATTCCTTCTACTCATCTATGGTTGATCCTTTAGAGTTCATGACATGATTCCAttcttttgatttgtttttgaatttttgtataCAGCATTGGGACGATCACCCTGCCATAATGGCCGTTGGTGTGATTGATGGAGCTTCGGAAGTCGTTTTCCATACGCTTATGTCTCTTGGTACTTCAAAATCTGAGTAAGGCTCccatattttttttccttttaggAAATTCCGCTATAAACATGAAATATAAAGTTTCTTTTAAACATTCTAAAAAACACTTTATGAGATTGAAGGCGACTAAGATTTACCTATCATCTTCTATTTTTTTGTCTAATGGAATGTAGGCtaattttcttgagttttactTATTAAATGCTTTTGCAGATGGGATTTCTGTTTCTACAGGGGAAGTGTGATTGAGCATCTTGATGGTCATACAGATATAATACACATACAACTATATAATCATTGGTTACCATGGTCAGTCTTGTAACTTACAAgaatacattttaaaatataatgctATCACTAATGACATTTCCTTTTTCAGGGCAATGAAACGAAGAGATTTGCTGCTTCGCCGTTATTGGAGAAGGGAAGATGATGGAACATATGGTGCTCCCTAAATCAGAAACTGATGTTATGAAGTTGATAACTGTTAAAGCTGTAATTAAAGTTAAAGGGTTGTACCGATTATTATCATTTCGTGTCCATATTCTTGTATTGTGTCAAGTTTATGTTATTATACACATGAACTTGATAAAAGTTAAAGCCATAGCTAAAGTTAAAAGGTTTATAACTATTAATTTCATTTTCGTGTTCATGTTCTTGCATCTTGTCGAGTTTATGTTAATAGACATGGACTTTATAATTCTGTTGTTTTTGTTGCAGTGATTCTTTACCACTCTGTGATCCACAGAAAGTGTCCACCACAAGATGGATATATTCGAGCTTGCCTTAAAAGTAATGTATGCCTTGAATTGGATTTGATGCAATATATGGAATGTGTGTCATCTAAAATCGATAGGTTGAGAACGAAAATGGATATCAAATCTTTGTATGTATTGATCATTTcggtgtttttgtattttgtaATTGAGCAGGGCGGTGGATATGTGATAACTCCTGCAATACAAGGTAAAGAATGTGTCATAAAACACATGCTCACTGTCGATTGGAGGTTTTGGAAATCCCGTTTCAGGAAAGCATCTTCAAGATCAATAACTATCCGGATGCTTGGGAGGGTCGCAGGTGAAGTGCACATCTTGTGTACATTTAAGCAATACTTCTGAGTTCTGATTCTAAGTGGGTTTTCTTAATGGACAAGCATCGTTTTCTCACAATGCAGCCTTGAGAGAGATGTTCAGAGCTAAGGTAGGAAGTGctacaaatgagtttttattgGGAGGGCTCGCAATGGAGGCTGGGATTCCTCAGAGTGAGAAGGAAGAGATCAAAACTGAAGTAAACCTTAAAATGGTGGAGAAGATAATAGAAGACGAGGGATTGAAACCTCTTTCTGAAGCTTCAAGTCTTAAGGGATTAAATGATGCTGCTGATGAATTTTTCGATGTTCCTGAACCATTCTATGATGAGACATCAGACAATGGGTGGACTTCTGACACATCCCCAGAATTTTGTTACGTGGTATGTTATACACCTGTTCCTCATcttgttttgaaaaattttcatTGGTGAAATATATTTGTGACATGTTCTTTCAATCCGAAATGCTCAGGACATCTACCAGCCAAAATTGTCCTCTGCtgctaattttgtgaaaaaattgCATGAACTTGCAGGTTAGTCCATTTTAGAAGCAACTTACCATAACAAATATATgtgaagtttaaaaaattagaaatgACTTGAAATACATAATGTTTGCAGTCCAGAAAAAGGGCTATGTCGACTTGCAAGAACTGTCTTGGGGAGAAAATGTCTCATGCTATTATGGAGCCACACTTCCAAAAGATTCATGCTTCAACATGCCCTCTAGTTGTGCAGCTGCTGATCCTTCATCCTTCCTCGTCCGTGGTGATAATTATCTCGAAGACCGTCAAAAGGTCACATCTTGATATCTTTTATTCACTTCATTCGTATTACTCTATTCTAAGATCATGAAATAGTTGTATTTATATAATTTCATTTCACATGATCATGATTAAAATCTCCTGGAGAACACTTTGTTTTGTTAGATTAAGGCGAAGGGCACATTGATGCAAATGGTTGCTGCAGATTGGCTAAGATCCGACAAGCGTGAAGACGATCTTGCTGGTCGTCCTGGAGGCATTGTTCAGGTTTCAGTTATAGATTTTTTTATCTTCTAATCTTGACTCCTTGAACTTCTGAATTGTTTATACTTGCAACACAAACTTTATAAAAACGATAATCTAATTTTGGCATGAATGGTTCATAGAAAGGTGCCTTTAACCCTCGTTTAGTAAACACTCTAACACATACATGTATAAAGAGAAAGTCTAacatcaaattttaattaacaAATATGCAGAAATATGCAGATAGGGGAGGTCCAGAATTCTTTTTTGTCATGAACATACAGGTAGATCTTACTTCTTTTCTTTGATACTTCCCATGTTCCTGATTATCTTAAATTTAAAGTATATGTGTTCCATCTGCTACTAAATCAGGTTCCTGGTACAACGATGTACAATCTGGCGTTATATTACATGTTAAAAACACCCCTAAATGAAACGCCCTTGTTGGAGCGTTTTGTCAATGGAGACGATGCTTTTAGGAACTCAAGATTCAAGCTTATACCATACATTTCAAAGGTTCTTTTCTAGCGATGCTGCTTTTCTTTTTTAAGTATTATACATTTTTTCACCTTTATCCTTTAAAgtcaaatattttgaatctgTCTCCCTATAAAACTTTTTCTGCATGATACAAAATAGGATGAGGCTTACATTTGAAGTGATTCTGCAGGGATCTTGAATAGTTAAACAGAGAGTTGGTAAAAAATCTTGTTTGCTCGGGCAAGCGCTTGAAGTGAATTATTATCGAGGAAAAAACTACTTGGAGGTATCACATACTAAATGAGGATGAGCCTTTTGTTATGTTGAATTAAAAACATCCACATCTTTAAAATGAAATGTTCAAATTTTCAGCTGGATATCAATGTTGGCTCATCGACAGTGGCAAGAGGAGTCGTTAGCCTCGTTCTTGGTTACTTGAACAATCTTGTGATAGAAATGGCATTTTTGATACAGGTAAAGCAGCAGTACTGAACAAACTACAAATTATGACGAAACATGTTACTACTTAGTACTTACTAGTTACTAGGTTTATGTTAGGAAGCAACAAAGGTCTCCAGTGTCTTGCCAGCCTCTCAATACAGGAGTGATCAAACTGTGATCTCATgctaatatatgttttataagaTTTGAATATATTATCACAGTGATTTAGTTATTTTTAGTACAACAGCATTAATTGTCTTACGGTTTATCTTATTACTTAGTGCACACACACCTCTCCCCCCCCATGTTTTATAAACCTTAAGCACGAAATCACTCGCCGTTTCCCTGGATCAAATATCTGGTTTTGCCCCTTTCATTTTCTATGAATTTAAGGCAGTCTATGATAAAAAGGAGGGTTGTGCATGATGTTATCATGCAAACATATGATGGTGGATCTTATTCTTTTTGTGCAGATTCTGTGGTTGACGCTTTGTTACGGATATTTAGGCCACATATATGGGTGGCATATATTTGCATATATTTGATTTCCTTAGATTAGGCTAGATATATGGGTGGCATATATTTTGATAGGATTTTTCGGCTTTCTAGCATGTATAAATATTGATAACAATGAATGAGAAAAACCAACACAGATTATCTAAaataacatggtatcagagccaaatTAAATCCAAATCTTTTCGGCACTATGGCTGCCGCCACTCCTTCACCGCCGCCTGCAAAAATCGACTCCAGCTCGCTATTTTACTTAGGGTCACAAGATCGCCCTGGCGATTTCATTACTCCTATCCGTCTAAAACTCGATAACTTTGATGATTGGTCTCATGCTATTCGCGTTGCTCTTTCCTCTCGGCGCAAATTCGGCTTTCTTAACGGCACAATCACGGATATTGTTCCTCCCTGTACGAATGATGATTGGGTAATGATTCAGTGCATGCTTGTCTCATGGCTCATGAATACGATTGACCCCGAGGTACGTTCTATGCTCTCGAATTACGATAATGCAAAACGCTTATGGGACGATTTGCATGAAAGATTCTCGGTTGTGAATGGTCCACGTATTCACCAGCTTAAGGGCGATATTAATCGTTGTGAGCAAACAAAAGTTATGCCTGTTGCTGTTTACTTCAGTAAATTGAACGTTTTATGGGATGAACTTGATAAACATGAGCCTTTGATTTCTTGCAAGTGCAGTAACTGTACGTGTCAGGTCGGTAAGCAACACAGCCAACGACGTGATGATGACAGGTTGCATCAATTTCTTCTTGGCCTGTGTTCTGATTATTATGCACAATTGCGATCGACTCTCTTGTCACAGGATCCTCTTCCCACGTTGAATCGGGCATTCCAACAAGTCGCTCAAGATGAGCGGGTTCGGGGGATCACACGCATCACCGAAGAGAAACCCGATGCAGTTGGTTTTGCTGTGAAAATGGAGCCTCGATCCAAACCACGCCTCGACAAAACGACGAAGGCAGCCTTGACTTGTTCTCAATGCCACAAATCGGGTCATGATATTACAACCTGC from Primulina tabacum isolate GXHZ01 chromosome 3, ASM2559414v2, whole genome shotgun sequence encodes:
- the LOC142540478 gene encoding N6-adenosine-methyltransferase non-catalytic subunit MTB-like isoform X2: MEMDIDKARDADDWNGEDMRKHRTGKSRKIGSVEGVDGFDSSGIRTSTSDRHESRKRMGGSVRVDSDQDECDRKQSHSKQTKKIPEENTLHRLSTWYQDGEVEHKLEGRDMSGSKGYRIAEESERGKSTTQHSEHEFDLGEVADKDSKYSQRTDSDREKGYGYVERGRRSQSRWDESDAVVKANNLVERIDVRRGKSSDCKLGSMGERESDNLEIESTDMKIRDMNSINDEVIESRDGEERRVSLERSKERSSEERFEEYNLQIKHTGGDRVYDSERSLDKGEDVKMVMRDTTRRDIEGSNMSKTPEKIGRHQFESGNFESDYERNGAFKRKEQVKNGSWDSWVDKNRNRQNFKDASKRRQDKQTGDSGTSYGISREWELPRRGCEWTDGEYGRSGGRKDGSRTEAVKTSSKYGISNENYDVIEIRTKPFDHGVDDSSSTFAQNREVVQQSHAKLASVIDHRSVQSGEESKDKIIDGCLAMQDHNSWSDDTEFQSDKFGGQNSVSSNRGDVGQGYSIDSVPPHANQENGFFNRSTSQGFRGNRIGRAGRGRPTGRNSQQFGFPIPLVGSPFGQLGIPPHGPIQSLAPNMSPVPGPPISPGVFIPPFQPAPIIWPGARGVEMNMLPVQPGFPPIPSGPLVHRFPPNVGNPQNSSLLFNSLGPAKGTPPSMPGPNFNAIAPMVRGQLQDKSSGGWLPSRSDGPPGRAPSRGEQNDYSQNFVDTGMRPQNFIRELELTSVVEDYPKLRDLIQRKDEIVAKSASHPMYYKCDLREQVLSQEFFGTKFDVILVDPPWEEYVHRAPGVTEHMEYWTFEEIMNLKIEAIADTPSFIFLWVGAGVGLEQGRQCLKKWGFRRCEDICWVKTNKTNATPGLRHDSHTLVQRSKEHCLMGIKGTVRRSTDGHIIHANIDTDVIIAEEPPYAFLITGACVNERCHRKF
- the LOC142540479 gene encoding protein ENHANCED DISEASE RESISTANCE 2-like, whose protein sequence is MGMAEREGMMRGWLYLIRFNRFGLQYSRKRYFILQDNCLKSFKSIPSSATEEPVRSAIIDSCIRATDNGRESHHMKIFFIFTLYNTSNHNDQLKLGATSSEEAAMWIRSLQDTALDPVTNSDCSKRRWQPFSLSVSKRIANKRSIDWTSASSEHVNAMTSDVIGPSPWKIFGCHDGLRLFKEAKDRDSNGKHWDDHPAIMAVGVIDGASEVVFHTLMSLGTSKSEWDFCFYRGSVIEHLDGHTDIIHIQLYNHWLPWAMKRRDLLLRRYWRREDDGTYVILYHSVIHRKCPPQDGYIRACLKSGGYVITPAIQGKECVIKHMLTVDWRFWKSRFRKASSRSITIRMLGRVAALREMFRAKVGSATNEFLLGGLAMEAGIPQSEKEEIKTEVNLKMVEKIIEDEGLKPLSEASSLKGLNDAADEFFDVPEPFYDETSDNGWTSDTSPEFCYVDIYQPKLSSAANFVKKLHELAVQKKGYVDLQELSWGENVSCYYGATLPKDSCFNMPSSCAAADPSSFLVRGDNYLEDRQKIKAKGTLMQMVAADWLRSDKREDDLAGRPGGIVQKYADRGGPEFFFVMNIQVPGTTMYNLALYYMLKTPLNETPLLERFVNGDDAFRNSRFKLIPYISKGS
- the LOC142540478 gene encoding N6-adenosine-methyltransferase non-catalytic subunit MTB-like isoform X1, whose amino-acid sequence is MEMDIDKARDADDWNGEDMRKHRTGKSRKIGSVEGVDGFDSSGIRTSTSDRHESRKRMGGSVRVDSDQDECDRKQSHSKQTKKIPEENTLHRLSTWYQDGEVEHKLEGRDMSGSKGYRIAEESERGKSTTQHSEHEFDLGEVADKDSKYSQRTDSDREKGYGYVERGRRSQSRWDESDAVVKANNLVERIDVRRGKSSDCKLGSMGERESDNLEIESTDMKIRDMNSINDEVIESRDGEERRVSLERSKERSSEERFEEYNLQIKHTGGDRVYDSERSLDKGEDVKMVMRDTTRRDIEGSNMSKTPEKIGRHQFESGNFESDYERNGAFKRKEQVKNGSWDSWVDKNRNRQNFKDASKRRQDKQTGDSGTSYGISREWELPRRGCEWTDGEYGRSGGRKDGSRTEAVKTSSKYGISNENYDVIEIRTKPFDHGVDDSSSTFAQNREVVQQSHAKLASVIDHRSVQSGEESKDKIIDGCLAMQDHNSWSDDTEFQSDKFGGQNSVSSNRGDVGQGYSIDSVPPHANQENGFFNRSTSQGFRGNRIGRAGRGRPTGRNSQQFGFPIPLVGSPFGQLGIPPHGPIQSLAPNMSPVPGPPISPGVFIPPFQPAPIIWPGARGVEMNMLPVQPGFPPIPSGPLVHRFPPNVGNPQNSSLLFNSLGPAKGTPPSMPGPNFNAIAPMVRGQLQDKSSGGWLPSRSDGPPGRAPSRGEQNDYSQNFVDTGMRPQNFIRELELTSVVEDYPKLRDLIQRKDEIVAKSASHPMYYKCDLREQVLSQEFFGTKFDVILVDPPWEEYVHRAPGVTEHMEYWTFEEIMNLKIEAIADTPSFIFLWVGAGVGLEQGRQCLKKWGFRRCEDICWVKTNKTNATPGLRHDSHTLVQRSKEHCLMGIKGTVRRSTDGHIIHANIDTDVIIAEEPPYGSTAKPEDMYRIIEHFALGRRRVELFGEDRNIRSGWLTVGKGLSSSNFHSEAYTRNFADKDGKVWVGVGGRNPPPEAPHLIQTTPEIESLRPKSPMKNQQQQQQSVSISLTTTNPGNRRPTVNSPQNHIANQETYSSSNIMSPAPRTSTMEMFKGRESGDFPPDDRMFDIYGYNASYDSGRGDVFDFESHRGMNMM